A genomic region of Oryza glaberrima chromosome 1, OglaRS2, whole genome shotgun sequence contains the following coding sequences:
- the LOC127785802 gene encoding probable inactive receptor kinase At2g26730 codes for MAGVVTRAVAAAVLVVVVVVAAAELVAAEPPPSERSALLAFLAATPHERRLGWNSSTSACGWVGVTCDAGNATVVQVRLPGVGLIGAIPPGTLGRLTNLQVLSLRSNRILGGIPDDVLQLPQLRLLFLQNNLLSGAIPPAVSKLAALERLVLSSNNLSGPIPFTLNNLTSLRALRLDGNKLAGNIPSISIQSLAVFNVSDNNLNGSIPASLARFPAEDFAGNLQLCGSPLPPCKSFFPSPSPSPGVSPADVPGAASSSKKRRLSGAAIAGIVVGAVVLALLLLVAAVLCAVSKRRRGASEGPKSTTAAAAGAGAAAARGVPPPGSGEGTGMTSSSKEDMGGASGSAAAAVAAVAAEPSRLVFVGKGAGYSFDLEDLLRASAEVLGKGSVGTSYKAVLEEGTTVVVKRLKDVAVARREFDAHMDALGKVEHRNVLPVRAYYFSKDEKLLVFDYLPNGSLSAMLHGSRGSGKTPLDWDARMRSALSAARGLAHLHTVHSLVHGNVKSSNVLLRPDADAAALSDFCLHPIFAPSSARPGAGGYRAPEVVDTRRPTYKADVYSLGVLLLELLTGKSPTHASLEGDGTLDLPRWVQSVVREEWTAEVFDVELVRLGASAEEEMVALLQVAMACVATVPDARPDAPDVVRMIEEIGGGHGRTTTEESEEGVRGTSEEERSRGTPPAAPTP; via the exons ATGGCCGGCGTCGTgacgagggcggtggcggcggcggtgctggtggTGGTCGTGGTCGTGGCTGCTGCCGAGCTCGTGGCCGcggagccgccgccgagcgAGCGGTCGGCGCTGCTGGCGTTCCTGGCGGCGACGCCGCACGAGCGGCGTCTCGGGTGGAACTCCTCGACGTCGGCGTGCGGGTGGGTCGGGGTGACGTGCGACGCCGGGAACGCCACGGTGGTGCAGGTGCGGCTCCCCGGCGTGGGGCTCATCGGCGCCATCCCGCCGGGCACGCTCGGCCGCCTCACCAACCTGCAGGTGCTCTCCCTCCGCTCCAACCGCATCCTCGGCGGCATCCCCGACGACGTGCTCCAGCTCCCCCAgctccgcctcctcttcctccagaACAACCTCCTCTCCGGCGCCATCCCGCCGGCGGTCAGCAAGCTCGCCGCCCTCGAGAGGCTCGTCCTTTCCAGCAACAACCTCTCGGGGCCCATCCCCTTCACGCTCAACAACCTCACCTCGCTCCGCGCTCTCCGCCTCGACGGCAACAAGCTCGCCGGGAACATCCCCAGCATCAGCATCCAGAGCCTCGCCGTCTTCAACGTCTCCGACAACAACCTCAATGGCTCCATCCCGGCGTCGCTCGCGCGCTTCCCGGCCGAGGACTTCGCCGGCAACCTCCAGCTCTGCGGCTCGCCGCTCCCGCCCTGCAAGTCGTTCTTcccgtccccgtcgccgtcgcccgggGTGAGCCCCGCCGACGTCCCCGGGGCGGCATCCTCCTCCAAGAAGCGGAGGCTCTCCGGCGCCGCAATCGCCGGCATCGTCGTGGGCGCCGTCGTGCtggcgctgctcctcctcgtcgccgccgtgctctgCGCGGTGTccaagcggcggcgaggcgccagCGAGGGACCGAagagcacgacggcggcggcggcgggtgcgggcgccgccgccgcgagaggTGTCCCCCCGCCGGGGTCCGGCGAGGGGACGGGCATGACGTCGTCGTCCAAGGAGGACATGGGCGGCGCGTCCgggtcggccgcggcggcggtggcggcggtggcggcggagccgaGCAGGCTGGTGTTCGTGGGGAAGGGGGCCGGGTACAGCTTCGACCTGGAGGACCTGCTGCGGGCGTCGGCGGAGGTGCTCGGGAAGGGGAGCGTGGGGACGTCGTACAAGGCGGTGCTGGAGGAAGggacgacggtggtggtgaaGCGGCTCAAGgacgtggcggtggcgcggcgcgagTTCGACGCCCACATGGACGCGCTCGGCAAGGTGGAGCACCGCAACGTCCTCCCCGTCCGCGCCTACTACTTCTCCAAGGACGAGAAGCTCCTCGTCTTCGACTACCTCCCCAACGGCAGCCTCTCCGCCATGCTCCACG GGAGCCGGGGGTCCGGCAAGACGCCGCTGGACTGGGACGCGCGGATGCGGTCGGCGCtgtcggcggcgcgcgggctggCGCACCTGCACACGGTGCACAGCCTCGTGCACGGCAACGTCAAGTCCTCCAACGTCCTGCTCCGGCCggacgccgacgcggcggcgctctcGGACTTCTGCCTCCACCCGATCttcgcgccgtcgtcggcgcgccCGGGCGCCGGCGGGTACCGCGCGCCGGAGGTGGTGGACACGCGGCGGCCGACGTACAAGGCGGACGTCTACTCCCTCGGCGTGCTCCTCCTAGAGCTCCTCACCGGCAAGTCGCCGACGCACGCGTCCCTGGAAGGGGACGGCACGCTGGACCTCCCACGGTGGGTGCAGTCCGTGGTGCGGGAGGAGTGGACGGCGGAGGTGTTCGACGTCGAGCTGGTGCGGCTCGGCGCgagcgcggaggaggagatggtggcgctgCTCCAGGTGGCCATGGCGTGCGTCGCCACCGTGCCCGACGCGCGGCCCGACGCCCCCGACGTGGTCAGGATGATCGAGGAgatcggcggcggccacggccggACGACGACGGAGGAGAGCGAGGAGGGCGTGCGGGGAAcgtcggaggaggagcggtCGCGGGGCACGCCTCCGGCCGCCCCGACGCCgtga